In Arvicanthis niloticus isolate mArvNil1 chromosome 4, mArvNil1.pat.X, whole genome shotgun sequence, a single window of DNA contains:
- the Gpr149 gene encoding putative G-protein coupled receptor 149 isoform X2: MSFFPSNLTNDSNLQKVSDNSTDFMNSPATLTLSLFCLICIMTFAALVGSIFSLVSLLTMQYRTVLSMLVTSWSVDDLLSVLSVAIFMVLQWPKGAPGYFQSLCTTSALLYMCQGLSSNLKATLIVFYNFYTMRRTVVSQSSSWLSGQVLGVALTVWAVSLLLASLPLCGWGVFVRTPWGCLTDCSSSYVLLLFAVYSSAFGLLAVLSVPLTHQLLCSEEPPRLHANYQEISRGASTPGTPAAGGRVLCQSPEDFEISALRCTGGCSPSSNTVFSSSQPAGAGKRENPGTPHGTNSFPVSLAQKRFSLILALTKVILWLPMMIHMVVKHVVGFQSLPVDMLSFLLTLLASIVTPVFVLSKRWAHLPCGCIINCQPDTYSIAYNGKNSKRKGFEFNLSFQQSYGLYKIANANFCDDDDENSISYHNPKKYECEDTKEPRGDNRGVFNTITVQISSTPPLDSATLPGVNKCTNTDILEPQEAMAEQRSAFSVKTESDINYGETTFFEGPERRLSHEENQKPDLSDWEWCRSKSERTPRQITNSIKSQNVFIHEDMELETVQSQTDSHICCCQIYDP, from the exons atgtctttctttcccaGCAACTTAACAAATGATTCTAACCTGCAGAAAGTAAGTGATAATTCTACAGACTTTATGAATTCGCCAGCAACtctgactctttctctcttttgcctGATCTGTATAATGACTTTCGCAGCTCTGGTGGGCAGCATTTTCTCACTGGTTTCTCTGCTGACCATGCAATACAGAACTGTTTTGTCCATGCTTGTGACATCTTGGTCTGTGGATGATCTCTTGAGCGTCTTGTCAGTGGCCATCTTCATGGTTTTGCAGTGGCCAAAAGGGGCACCGGGCTATTTCCAGTCTCTGTGCACCACCTCTGCCttactgtatatgtgtcagggcctcTCCAGCAACTTGAAGGCGACTCTTATAGTCTTTTACAACTTTTACACGATGCGCAGGACGGTGGTGAGTCAGTCAAGCTCCTGGCTATCAGGACAGGTACTTGGTGTGGCTTTAACCGTGTGGGCAGTCAGCCTGCTGCTGGCTTCGCTCCCGCTGTGCGGCTGGGGTGTCTTTGTGCGCACTCCTTGGGGCTGCCTGACAGACTGCTCCAGCTCCTATGTGTTGCTTCTCTTCGCGGTGTACTCTTCGGCTTTCGGACTCCTGGCggttctttctgtccctctcacTCATCAGCTTCTGTGCTCAGAGGAGCCGCCGAGACTCCATGCCAACTACCAGGAGATTTCTCGTGGCGCCTCTACTCCTGGGACCCCTGCTGCTGGGGGAAGAGTGCTCTGTCAATCGCCAGAGGATTTTGAGATCTCTGCTCTGCGATGCACTGGGGGATGCTCCCCTAGCTCCAACACCGTGTTTAGCTCCAGTCAGCCTGCTGGAGCCGGCAAGCGAGAGAATCCCGGTACTCCCCATGGCACCAACAGCTTCCCAGTGAGCCTGGCACAGAAGCGCTTTTCTTTGATCCTAGCGCTGACGAAAGTCATCCTTTGGCTGCCCATGATG ATCCACATGGTGGTAAAACACGTGGTGGGGTTTCAGAGCCTTCCGGTCGATATGCTCAGCTTTCTACTAACCCTGCTGGCCAGCATTGTAACACCAGTGTTTGTCTTGTCCAAACGTTGGGCCCACTTGCCTTGTGGTTGCATCATCAACTGCCAGCCAGACACCTACTCCATTGCCTACAATGGGAAAAACT caAAGAGGAAAGGCTTTGAATTCAATCTATCGTTCCAACAAAGTTATGGACTTTATAAAATAGCAAATGCGAATttctgtgatgatgatgatgaaaattcCATATCCTATCACAACCCAAAGAAATATGAGTGTGAAGATACAAAGGAGCCTCGGGGAGACAACCGCGGTGTCTTCAATACCATCACAGTACAAATCAGCAGCACGCCACCGCTGGACAGCGCCACACTGCCGGGTGTCAACAAGTGCACAAATACTGACATCCTAGAGCCCCAAGAGGCCATGGCGGAGCAAAGGAGTGCTTTTTCTGTTAAAACAGAAAGCGATATTAACTATGGAGAAACCACCTTTTTTGAAGGTCCAGAGAGACGATTATCCCATGAGGAGAATCAGAAACCAGATCTTTCAGACTGGGAGTGGTGCAGGAGTAAGTCTGAACGAACGCCTCGCCAG